A single genomic interval of Lathyrus oleraceus cultivar Zhongwan6 chromosome 7, CAAS_Psat_ZW6_1.0, whole genome shotgun sequence harbors:
- the LOC127103750 gene encoding histone deacetylase HDT1 isoform X1 → MDSPMEFWGVEAKVGQSVKVDPNDEFEGYIHISKVALGEFKKGKASEPVVVYVKVKDQKIVLGTLIKDEIPQISLDIVLEQESELSHNSKNAAVYFSGYKVFRPDDESEGSESSDSDEELAPLKENAVKVEADKSGKPTAEVDALTKQVKVVDPTNGKIVDPVKHEDESDDESDSDFSEDEISDDEIDTDSDTDKSDQNVTDSDTDSDEETPAKIDSDSDESESEQDASPKSLDADTTGTDSDTDSEEETPAKVVTQGKNNKRGIGAGSQTPVPAKKAKKATPEKTDGKKGVHIATPHPTKQSGKFHQNAAKGQTPNSSKPGQQSKKSKQGRR, encoded by the exons ATGGACTCACCAATGGAGTTTTGGG GCGTTGAGGCTAAAGTTGGACAATCTGTTAAAGTTGATCCAAATGATGAATTTGAGGGATACATCCATATTTCCAAG GTTGCACTTGGAGAGTTTAAGAAAGGAAAAGCAAGTGAACCTGTTGTTGTGTACGTGAAAGTTAAAGATCAGAAGATTGTTCTTGGAACTCTTATTAAGGATGAGATTCCTCAGATTTCCCTGGATATAGTTCTGGAACAGGAGTCTGAACTTTCCCACAATTCAAAGAATGCTGCTGTTTATTTTTCTGGATACAAAGTTTTTCG CCCTGATGATGAATCTGAAGGCTCTGAGTCTTCTG ATAGTGATGAAGAACTTGCTCCTTTGAAGGAAAACG CAGTAAAGGTGGAGGCTGATAAATCTGGAAAACCTACTGCTGAAGTTGATGCATTGACAAAGCAAGTCAAGGTTGTTGATCCAACGAATGGAAAGATTGTTGATCCAGTGAAACATGAAGATGAATCTGATGATGAATCAGATTCGGATTTTTCTGAGGACGAAATTTCTGATGATGAG ATTGATACTGATAGTGATACTGATAAAAGTGACCAAAATGTTACGGATAGTGATACAGATAGTGACGAAGAGACTCCTGCTAAG ATTGACTCTGATAGTGATGAGAGTGAGAGTGAACAAGACGCTAGTCCAAAAAGTCTTGATGCTGATACTACTGGTACTGACAGTGATACTGATAGTGAAGAGGAGACTCCTGCTAAG GTGGTGACTCAGGGCAAGAACAACAAGAGAGGAATTGGTGCTGGATCACAAACTCCAGTTCCCGCCAAGAAAGCTAAGAAGGCTACTCCTGAAAAGACTG ATGGTAAAAAAGGTGTACATATTGCAACTCCCCACCCTACAAAGCAGAGTGGAAAGTTTCATCAGAATGCTGCAAAGGGCCAGACTCCCAACTCTAGCAA GCCTGGTCAACAAAGTAAAAAGTCCAAGCAAGGTCGTCGGTGA
- the LOC127103750 gene encoding histone deacetylase HDT1 isoform X2 has protein sequence MDSPMEFWGVEAKVGQSVKVDPNDEFEGYIHISKVALGEFKKGKASEPVVVYVKVKDQKIVLGTLIKDEIPQISLDIVLEQESELSHNSKNAAVYFSGYKVFRPDDESEGSESSDSDEELAPLKENVKVEADKSGKPTAEVDALTKQVKVVDPTNGKIVDPVKHEDESDDESDSDFSEDEISDDEIDTDSDTDKSDQNVTDSDTDSDEETPAKIDSDSDESESEQDASPKSLDADTTGTDSDTDSEEETPAKVVTQGKNNKRGIGAGSQTPVPAKKAKKATPEKTDGKKGVHIATPHPTKQSGKFHQNAAKGQTPNSSKPGQQSKKSKQGRR, from the exons ATGGACTCACCAATGGAGTTTTGGG GCGTTGAGGCTAAAGTTGGACAATCTGTTAAAGTTGATCCAAATGATGAATTTGAGGGATACATCCATATTTCCAAG GTTGCACTTGGAGAGTTTAAGAAAGGAAAAGCAAGTGAACCTGTTGTTGTGTACGTGAAAGTTAAAGATCAGAAGATTGTTCTTGGAACTCTTATTAAGGATGAGATTCCTCAGATTTCCCTGGATATAGTTCTGGAACAGGAGTCTGAACTTTCCCACAATTCAAAGAATGCTGCTGTTTATTTTTCTGGATACAAAGTTTTTCG CCCTGATGATGAATCTGAAGGCTCTGAGTCTTCTG ATAGTGATGAAGAACTTGCTCCTTTGAAGGAAAACG TAAAGGTGGAGGCTGATAAATCTGGAAAACCTACTGCTGAAGTTGATGCATTGACAAAGCAAGTCAAGGTTGTTGATCCAACGAATGGAAAGATTGTTGATCCAGTGAAACATGAAGATGAATCTGATGATGAATCAGATTCGGATTTTTCTGAGGACGAAATTTCTGATGATGAG ATTGATACTGATAGTGATACTGATAAAAGTGACCAAAATGTTACGGATAGTGATACAGATAGTGACGAAGAGACTCCTGCTAAG ATTGACTCTGATAGTGATGAGAGTGAGAGTGAACAAGACGCTAGTCCAAAAAGTCTTGATGCTGATACTACTGGTACTGACAGTGATACTGATAGTGAAGAGGAGACTCCTGCTAAG GTGGTGACTCAGGGCAAGAACAACAAGAGAGGAATTGGTGCTGGATCACAAACTCCAGTTCCCGCCAAGAAAGCTAAGAAGGCTACTCCTGAAAAGACTG ATGGTAAAAAAGGTGTACATATTGCAACTCCCCACCCTACAAAGCAGAGTGGAAAGTTTCATCAGAATGCTGCAAAGGGCCAGACTCCCAACTCTAGCAA GCCTGGTCAACAAAGTAAAAAGTCCAAGCAAGGTCGTCGGTGA
- the LOC127103750 gene encoding histone deacetylase HDT1 isoform X4 codes for MDSPMEFWGVEAKVGQSVKVDPNDEFEGYIHISKVALGEFKKGKASEPVVVYVKVKDQKIVLGTLIKDEIPQISLDIVLEQESELSHNSKNAAVYFSGYKVFRPDDESEGSESSDSDEELAPLKENVKVEADKSGKPTAEVDALTKQVKVVDPTNGKIVDPVKHEDESDDESDSDFSEDEISDDEIDSDSDESESEQDASPKSLDADTTGTDSDTDSEEETPAKVVTQGKNNKRGIGAGSQTPVPAKKAKKATPEKTDGKKGVHIATPHPTKQSGKFHQNAAKGQTPNSSKPGQQSKKSKQGRR; via the exons ATGGACTCACCAATGGAGTTTTGGG GCGTTGAGGCTAAAGTTGGACAATCTGTTAAAGTTGATCCAAATGATGAATTTGAGGGATACATCCATATTTCCAAG GTTGCACTTGGAGAGTTTAAGAAAGGAAAAGCAAGTGAACCTGTTGTTGTGTACGTGAAAGTTAAAGATCAGAAGATTGTTCTTGGAACTCTTATTAAGGATGAGATTCCTCAGATTTCCCTGGATATAGTTCTGGAACAGGAGTCTGAACTTTCCCACAATTCAAAGAATGCTGCTGTTTATTTTTCTGGATACAAAGTTTTTCG CCCTGATGATGAATCTGAAGGCTCTGAGTCTTCTG ATAGTGATGAAGAACTTGCTCCTTTGAAGGAAAACG TAAAGGTGGAGGCTGATAAATCTGGAAAACCTACTGCTGAAGTTGATGCATTGACAAAGCAAGTCAAGGTTGTTGATCCAACGAATGGAAAGATTGTTGATCCAGTGAAACATGAAGATGAATCTGATGATGAATCAGATTCGGATTTTTCTGAGGACGAAATTTCTGATGATGAG ATTGACTCTGATAGTGATGAGAGTGAGAGTGAACAAGACGCTAGTCCAAAAAGTCTTGATGCTGATACTACTGGTACTGACAGTGATACTGATAGTGAAGAGGAGACTCCTGCTAAG GTGGTGACTCAGGGCAAGAACAACAAGAGAGGAATTGGTGCTGGATCACAAACTCCAGTTCCCGCCAAGAAAGCTAAGAAGGCTACTCCTGAAAAGACTG ATGGTAAAAAAGGTGTACATATTGCAACTCCCCACCCTACAAAGCAGAGTGGAAAGTTTCATCAGAATGCTGCAAAGGGCCAGACTCCCAACTCTAGCAA GCCTGGTCAACAAAGTAAAAAGTCCAAGCAAGGTCGTCGGTGA
- the LOC127103750 gene encoding histone deacetylase HDT1 isoform X3: MDSPMEFWGVEAKVGQSVKVDPNDEFEGYIHISKVALGEFKKGKASEPVVVYVKVKDQKIVLGTLIKDEIPQISLDIVLEQESELSHNSKNAAVYFSGYKVFRPDDESEGSESSDSDEELAPLKENAVKVEADKSGKPTAEVDALTKQVKVVDPTNGKIVDPVKHEDESDDESDSDFSEDEISDDEIDSDSDESESEQDASPKSLDADTTGTDSDTDSEEETPAKVVTQGKNNKRGIGAGSQTPVPAKKAKKATPEKTDGKKGVHIATPHPTKQSGKFHQNAAKGQTPNSSKPGQQSKKSKQGRR, encoded by the exons ATGGACTCACCAATGGAGTTTTGGG GCGTTGAGGCTAAAGTTGGACAATCTGTTAAAGTTGATCCAAATGATGAATTTGAGGGATACATCCATATTTCCAAG GTTGCACTTGGAGAGTTTAAGAAAGGAAAAGCAAGTGAACCTGTTGTTGTGTACGTGAAAGTTAAAGATCAGAAGATTGTTCTTGGAACTCTTATTAAGGATGAGATTCCTCAGATTTCCCTGGATATAGTTCTGGAACAGGAGTCTGAACTTTCCCACAATTCAAAGAATGCTGCTGTTTATTTTTCTGGATACAAAGTTTTTCG CCCTGATGATGAATCTGAAGGCTCTGAGTCTTCTG ATAGTGATGAAGAACTTGCTCCTTTGAAGGAAAACG CAGTAAAGGTGGAGGCTGATAAATCTGGAAAACCTACTGCTGAAGTTGATGCATTGACAAAGCAAGTCAAGGTTGTTGATCCAACGAATGGAAAGATTGTTGATCCAGTGAAACATGAAGATGAATCTGATGATGAATCAGATTCGGATTTTTCTGAGGACGAAATTTCTGATGATGAG ATTGACTCTGATAGTGATGAGAGTGAGAGTGAACAAGACGCTAGTCCAAAAAGTCTTGATGCTGATACTACTGGTACTGACAGTGATACTGATAGTGAAGAGGAGACTCCTGCTAAG GTGGTGACTCAGGGCAAGAACAACAAGAGAGGAATTGGTGCTGGATCACAAACTCCAGTTCCCGCCAAGAAAGCTAAGAAGGCTACTCCTGAAAAGACTG ATGGTAAAAAAGGTGTACATATTGCAACTCCCCACCCTACAAAGCAGAGTGGAAAGTTTCATCAGAATGCTGCAAAGGGCCAGACTCCCAACTCTAGCAA GCCTGGTCAACAAAGTAAAAAGTCCAAGCAAGGTCGTCGGTGA